A region from the Aquimarina sp. ERC-38 genome encodes:
- a CDS encoding T9SS type A sorting domain-containing protein, with protein MNLNYTSKILGAVFVLLCIFSFQAQTVVNFDAERDSSKPLNTEIQRVIRSNPGAIIEFRSSTYNLENRGLSIPEGVTLRGVTTRSITPNLSGRGADNRNIRTRFINCENVVFRADNIKMQGLEFVKTTGQRFNVFFNLIHPTYTDGDLDTNDEYTGIELDNVKIVGGGYAVAVGNGFGGTFNNVSIVNFNVIGVWFNRTGNVDEHSRVTFTNCTFEPRNEANSAGNAVAPGSKIEFNDRGISIDGGNTSYPIVWDHNGTRIEKCLFIDTGIGASSRGTDVIVNNNEFRDSEGVVEHIRVEEFSSNFKIINNLFNCNNARSKIITFDRELQGVSDIDISGNKVTGLYLYFLSAYAPNNLTIRNNDFTGAREFVNSVGRSVWINLTFYENAGKEPISPRSSDLPGEFVTNGLTVSGNTGLGNKIGSLTVNLPQGNRGFNSDFPANRTIIRNFAPPKPLLRDGIYEIVNKGTTKKMIPNSNNDRLSTTSASNSATRWRVTFIPPFYYTIQNVATNEYLELDIPFTESNIIGNPNNLPNLFPFAKNTFNNFRSSLVNRLPFWSFQKRGNDFVIFPGGNEKQSAIAATPNDVVNLVTARQKAPNSGARIPRELGDDARWSFRSLSDNFLTWNTSAREFTTGQNTNQSISYEVRKANEVLQSVDFGLVIINKNTNAVVRSVSSVTPVNARGSSSNTVRFNYTIPSNAVVSANLPQNQGYAIRSRLVTKVNGRGADIIEEFQVPVAIFGNITASEITWDTNSVTEFSLGATTQQTITHNTLPSETPDFTQFGLFVVSSNNNSVVSAITPQVFPSVARNIKQRDTQTFSFTVPNNIVPSSGLPAGQRYAIRVILGTKDAAGNDKFTSEITPVTISAANTVAWETSSSNLTIGESKRQRISYSFQNSQSLSLLQFGLIVRDANTNTFIREIAPQTNLEVPAGPNSGTQTFNFTTPATPLSSELATGEKYTLRVRLQTTDTAGNVITTLSFTDVSVESSPSSTTNPPRPSGNTFIRWENFTRQQRIGARTTQTISYRVQENQILRSVQFGLIVTTRNNKFVRVASRQVTVGDRTSPKEAENVDFAFTIPTSTEPSRALPNNQKYRMRLLIRFRDSAGKTREFTRYMDVNVVRGQVRSTASLKSAEETTLSVYPNPASDVLFISGQEEIVNANYRIYTISGQLILSTQASDRINVSNLSAGMYFLKTSTGIVKFLKQ; from the coding sequence ATGAATTTAAATTATACCAGTAAGATACTTGGGGCAGTCTTTGTACTCCTATGTATCTTCAGCTTTCAAGCACAGACGGTTGTAAACTTCGATGCTGAAAGAGACTCTTCAAAACCTTTAAATACCGAAATCCAACGAGTAATCAGAAGTAATCCCGGAGCTATCATTGAATTTAGGTCATCTACTTATAACTTAGAAAATAGAGGACTATCAATTCCGGAAGGAGTAACTTTAAGAGGAGTAACTACTCGTTCAATTACTCCGAACCTTTCCGGAAGAGGGGCAGATAACAGAAATATCAGAACCCGATTTATTAACTGTGAGAATGTGGTTTTTAGAGCTGATAATATTAAAATGCAAGGTCTGGAATTTGTAAAGACCACCGGTCAACGTTTTAATGTCTTTTTTAACCTGATTCATCCTACCTATACTGATGGTGACCTGGATACAAATGATGAGTATACCGGGATAGAATTAGATAACGTAAAAATTGTAGGAGGAGGTTATGCGGTAGCCGTCGGAAATGGATTTGGCGGAACTTTTAATAATGTTTCTATCGTTAACTTTAATGTGATTGGGGTATGGTTCAATAGAACCGGAAACGTAGATGAACATTCTAGAGTTACTTTTACAAACTGTACTTTTGAACCTAGAAACGAAGCTAATAGTGCCGGTAATGCGGTAGCTCCAGGAAGTAAAATCGAATTTAATGACCGGGGTATTTCAATAGACGGAGGAAATACTTCGTACCCAATCGTATGGGATCATAACGGGACAAGAATTGAAAAGTGCCTATTTATAGATACTGGTATCGGAGCTTCTTCCAGAGGTACCGATGTTATCGTTAATAATAATGAATTTAGAGATTCTGAAGGAGTTGTTGAGCATATTAGAGTAGAAGAGTTTTCCAGTAATTTTAAGATTATTAACAACTTATTTAATTGTAACAACGCCCGAAGTAAAATTATAACTTTTGACAGAGAATTACAGGGGGTGAGCGATATTGACATTTCCGGAAACAAGGTTACCGGATTATATTTATACTTTCTTTCTGCTTATGCTCCAAATAATTTAACGATACGCAATAATGATTTTACTGGTGCCAGGGAGTTTGTAAACTCTGTTGGAAGATCTGTTTGGATAAATCTTACTTTTTATGAGAATGCAGGAAAAGAACCCATATCTCCCAGATCTTCGGACCTTCCGGGAGAGTTTGTAACTAATGGACTTACCGTTTCGGGAAATACCGGGTTAGGTAATAAAATAGGATCTTTAACGGTGAATCTACCCCAAGGAAACAGAGGTTTTAACAGTGATTTTCCTGCTAATAGAACAATCATAAGAAATTTTGCACCTCCTAAGCCTTTACTTAGAGATGGAATTTACGAAATTGTAAATAAAGGTACTACTAAAAAGATGATACCTAACAGCAATAACGATCGATTAAGTACTACAAGTGCCTCAAATAGTGCTACCAGATGGAGGGTAACCTTTATTCCACCATTTTATTATACGATACAAAATGTTGCGACCAACGAATACCTGGAACTGGACATTCCCTTTACAGAGAGTAATATTATAGGTAATCCTAATAATCTACCTAATCTTTTCCCTTTTGCAAAAAATACCTTTAACAACTTTAGATCAAGTTTAGTAAACAGACTACCTTTTTGGTCTTTTCAAAAAAGAGGTAACGATTTTGTGATTTTTCCGGGTGGAAATGAGAAGCAGTCTGCTATTGCTGCTACACCTAATGATGTAGTTAATCTGGTAACCGCAAGACAGAAAGCGCCTAATAGTGGAGCGCGCATACCTAGAGAGCTGGGAGATGATGCAAGATGGTCATTTAGGTCACTTAGCGATAACTTTCTTACATGGAATACAAGCGCACGTGAATTTACAACCGGTCAAAATACCAATCAAAGCATTTCTTATGAGGTTAGAAAAGCAAATGAGGTATTACAATCCGTAGATTTTGGACTGGTGATTATCAATAAAAATACGAATGCCGTAGTCCGGTCAGTATCGTCTGTTACTCCTGTAAATGCACGAGGCTCTAGTTCAAATACTGTTAGATTTAATTATACGATTCCTTCTAATGCAGTAGTCTCTGCAAATTTACCTCAAAATCAGGGGTATGCTATACGCTCCAGGTTAGTTACCAAAGTGAACGGAAGAGGCGCTGACATCATTGAAGAGTTTCAGGTACCGGTAGCTATATTTGGGAATATTACGGCCTCAGAAATTACCTGGGATACGAATTCAGTTACTGAATTTTCTTTAGGAGCTACTACGCAGCAAACGATTACTCATAATACACTACCTTCAGAAACACCTGATTTTACCCAATTTGGATTATTTGTGGTGAGTTCTAACAATAATAGTGTAGTCTCTGCTATTACACCACAGGTTTTTCCATCTGTAGCTAGAAATATAAAACAGCGAGATACCCAGACCTTTAGTTTTACGGTTCCTAATAACATTGTACCTTCAAGTGGTTTACCGGCAGGGCAACGTTATGCCATCAGGGTAATTTTAGGTACTAAAGATGCCGCAGGAAATGATAAATTTACTTCTGAGATTACCCCGGTAACCATATCGGCTGCAAATACTGTAGCCTGGGAAACCAGTAGTTCTAATCTTACTATAGGAGAAAGCAAAAGACAACGAATTTCTTACTCTTTTCAAAATTCACAAAGCCTTAGCTTGCTTCAATTCGGATTAATAGTACGTGACGCTAATACCAATACTTTTATACGAGAAATAGCACCACAAACTAACCTGGAAGTTCCTGCTGGTCCTAATTCCGGTACACAAACTTTTAATTTTACTACTCCGGCAACTCCTCTTAGTAGCGAATTGGCAACAGGTGAAAAATACACGCTTCGTGTCAGATTGCAAACTACAGATACGGCAGGTAATGTGATAACTACATTGAGTTTTACTGATGTAAGCGTAGAATCTTCACCGTCAAGTACTACTAATCCGCCAAGACCATCAGGAAATACTTTTATACGTTGGGAAAACTTTACGAGACAACAACGTATCGGAGCACGTACTACGCAAACGATTTCTTATCGGGTACAAGAAAACCAAATACTTCGATCCGTTCAATTTGGCTTAATAGTTACTACCAGGAATAATAAATTTGTCAGAGTTGCAAGTCGTCAGGTTACCGTAGGAGATAGAACATCACCTAAAGAGGCTGAAAATGTTGACTTTGCTTTTACCATACCTACTAGTACCGAACCATCACGCGCATTACCAAACAATCAAAAATATAGAATGCGTTTACTAATTCGATTTAGGGATAGTGCAGGTAAAACCCGAGAATTCACACGATATATGGATGTGAATGTAGTAAGAGGACAGGTACGTTCTACTGCCTCTTTAAAAAGTGCAGAAGAGACAACTTTATCCGTATATCCTAATCCCGCATCTGATGTATTATTTATTAGTGGTCAGGAAGAAATCGTAAATGCTAATTACAGAATTTATACCATCTCAGGACAACTAATCCTATCAACGCAAGCTAGCGATCGTATAAACGTAAGTAATTTAAGTGCCGGTATGTATTTCTTAAAAACTTCCACTGGTATTGTAAAATTTTTAAAGCAGTAA
- a CDS encoding LytR/AlgR family response regulator transcription factor, whose translation MNVLIIEDEFRAVNQLRKLLTQIDVECTILEVLDSVEASVFWLKNNKMPDLVFMDIQLADGLSFEIFQKVKVETPIIFTTAFDQYAIQAFKVNSIDYLLKPIRLEDLQVALSKFKETVRPKGLSPETLSQLVKQMLPEPVQNFRESILIKQGDTLLLLKVEDLLFCYSENSVTFGVTKSKRFIIDETLDQLFNSFSPKQFFKINRGQIVAKHAVLQIKPYFNHRLKLKIEGGDNYDFTVSRQKTGDFKNWLNQ comes from the coding sequence ATGAATGTATTAATCATTGAAGATGAATTCCGGGCGGTTAATCAATTAAGAAAATTACTAACTCAAATTGATGTTGAATGTACTATTTTGGAAGTTTTGGATTCGGTAGAAGCTTCTGTATTTTGGTTAAAGAATAACAAGATGCCAGATTTAGTATTTATGGATATTCAGTTGGCCGATGGTTTGAGTTTTGAAATTTTCCAAAAAGTCAAGGTAGAAACACCCATAATATTTACAACAGCATTTGATCAATATGCAATTCAGGCCTTTAAAGTAAACAGTATTGATTATCTTTTAAAACCAATACGCTTGGAAGACTTACAAGTTGCATTATCTAAATTTAAAGAAACAGTTCGCCCTAAGGGATTGTCTCCTGAAACCTTAAGTCAATTAGTAAAACAAATGCTTCCGGAACCAGTGCAAAATTTTCGGGAGAGTATTCTTATTAAACAAGGTGATACATTGCTTCTGTTAAAAGTTGAAGATCTGTTGTTTTGTTATTCAGAAAATAGTGTGACTTTTGGGGTGACTAAAAGTAAGCGATTTATTATCGATGAAACTTTAGACCAATTATTTAATTCTTTTTCTCCAAAACAATTTTTTAAAATTAATCGTGGTCAGATTGTCGCTAAGCATGCAGTACTTCAGATAAAACCTTATTTTAATCATCGCTTAAAGTTAAAAATAGAAGGCGGAGATAATTATGATTTTACAGTGAGTCGACAAAAAACGGGAGATTTTAAAAATTGGTTAAATCAATAA
- a CDS encoding sensor histidine kinase, giving the protein MVQGIYEVIYYHVRLKEYIRKEEQVKQFRIQAQLDTLRNQSQPHFLFNTLNTLRDIIDQESKETTKKFVDQLSEIYRFILESKHQDLVSLSEELKFAKAYLHIQQERFGDNLQVVWQIAQSGNNHKIVPMSIQLLIENVIKHNIISKSKPLQIRIEMATEQLIVSNTLQPKSSIVPSTKKGLENICKRYQLIAKRLPSIKQTEDQFIVSLPLLT; this is encoded by the coding sequence ATGGTACAGGGGATTTATGAAGTTATTTATTATCATGTGCGTTTAAAAGAATATATTAGAAAGGAAGAACAAGTAAAACAGTTCAGAATACAGGCGCAACTAGATACGTTACGCAATCAATCACAACCCCATTTTCTGTTTAATACCCTAAACACACTTCGAGATATTATTGACCAGGAGTCTAAAGAGACTACTAAAAAGTTTGTTGATCAACTTTCTGAAATTTACAGGTTTATTCTGGAATCCAAACACCAGGATTTGGTATCGCTTTCTGAAGAGCTGAAATTTGCCAAAGCGTATTTGCATATTCAACAAGAAAGATTTGGTGATAATTTACAGGTAGTATGGCAAATCGCACAAAGTGGTAATAACCATAAAATAGTGCCTATGAGTATTCAACTATTAATTGAAAATGTGATCAAACACAATATTATTTCTAAATCAAAACCACTTCAAATACGTATTGAAATGGCTACAGAACAACTAATCGTATCTAATACACTTCAACCTAAATCTTCTATTGTTCCTTCAACAAAAAAAGGCTTAGAAAATATATGTAAACGCTACCAGCTTATAGCCAAAAGGTTACCTTCAATTAAACAAACAGAAGATCAATTTATTGTTTCACTTCCGTTACTGACTTAA
- the asnB gene encoding asparagine synthase B, with amino-acid sequence MCGIACAFELKESSEVLRPQLLEMSKTIRHRGPDWSGIYAENNAVMAHERLAIVDPVSGKQPLFSEDKKLVLAANGEIYNHQELRKQFQGKYNFQTDSDCEIILALYQEKGPDFLDDLNGIFAFALYDVDKDIYLIARDHMGIIPLYMGWDQNGTFYVASELKALEGVCSKIELFPPGHYKYGADSELVKWYERDWADFNAVKDNQTSIDELREALEAAVHRQLMSDVPYGVLLSGGLDSSVTSAIAKKYAEKRIESGDTKAAWWPQLHSFSVGLEGSPDLAAAQKVADHIGTVHHEIKFTIQEGLDAIKDVIYNLETYDITTIRASTPMYLMARVIKSMGVKMVLSGEGADELFGGYLYFHKAPNAQEFHEETVRKLSKLHMYDCLRANKSLAAWGIEGRVPFLDKEFMDVAMRINPQDKMINGERMEKWVIRKAFESYLPESVVWRQKEQFSDGVGYSWIDTLKEVVDKEVTEEQMANAQYRFPLQTPQNKEEFYYRSIFESHFPSDAAALSVPQEPSVACSTKIALEWDEAFKNMNDPSGRAVANVHDEAYE; translated from the coding sequence ATGTGTGGAATTGCTTGTGCATTTGAATTAAAAGAATCATCTGAGGTATTAAGACCTCAATTATTAGAAATGTCTAAAACCATTAGGCATCGCGGACCAGACTGGAGCGGAATATATGCAGAAAATAATGCAGTAATGGCTCACGAACGTTTAGCTATCGTGGACCCGGTTTCCGGAAAACAACCTTTATTTAGTGAAGATAAAAAATTAGTACTTGCTGCTAATGGAGAGATATATAACCATCAGGAATTAAGAAAGCAATTTCAAGGAAAATATAACTTTCAAACGGATTCTGATTGTGAAATCATTTTAGCGCTCTATCAGGAAAAGGGCCCGGACTTTCTGGATGATTTAAATGGTATTTTTGCTTTTGCTCTATATGATGTTGATAAAGATATTTACCTTATTGCCCGTGATCATATGGGAATTATTCCATTGTATATGGGGTGGGATCAAAATGGTACTTTTTATGTTGCTTCAGAATTGAAGGCGCTAGAAGGTGTTTGTTCTAAAATTGAACTATTTCCACCGGGTCATTATAAATATGGTGCAGATAGTGAATTGGTTAAGTGGTACGAGAGAGACTGGGCAGACTTTAATGCAGTAAAAGACAATCAAACTAGTATTGATGAATTAAGAGAAGCACTGGAAGCAGCGGTTCACCGTCAATTAATGTCTGACGTGCCATACGGGGTATTATTATCAGGTGGATTGGATTCTTCGGTAACCTCTGCCATTGCTAAGAAATATGCTGAAAAACGGATTGAATCCGGTGATACGAAAGCAGCCTGGTGGCCTCAATTGCATTCTTTTTCGGTAGGATTAGAAGGATCACCGGATCTGGCTGCTGCTCAAAAAGTAGCAGATCATATTGGTACGGTACATCATGAAATTAAGTTTACCATTCAGGAAGGCCTGGATGCTATTAAAGATGTGATCTATAACCTGGAAACCTACGATATAACTACTATTCGTGCCAGTACGCCTATGTATTTAATGGCAAGAGTTATTAAATCTATGGGAGTTAAAATGGTATTATCCGGTGAAGGAGCTGATGAATTGTTCGGAGGATATCTGTATTTCCATAAGGCACCAAACGCACAGGAATTTCATGAAGAAACGGTTCGAAAATTAAGTAAACTTCATATGTACGATTGTTTACGGGCAAATAAATCCTTGGCCGCCTGGGGGATTGAAGGTAGGGTTCCGTTTTTGGATAAAGAATTTATGGATGTAGCCATGCGTATCAATCCGCAGGATAAAATGATTAACGGAGAACGTATGGAAAAATGGGTTATCCGGAAAGCTTTTGAATCTTATTTACCAGAGAGCGTTGTCTGGAGACAAAAAGAACAGTTTTCAGATGGTGTAGGCTATAGTTGGATCGATACCTTAAAAGAAGTGGTTGATAAAGAAGTAACAGAAGAACAAATGGCAAATGCACAATACCGTTTTCCATTACAAACCCCTCAAAATAAAGAAGAATTCTATTACCGTTCCATCTTTGAAAGCCACTTTCCCAGTGATGCGGCAGCATTAAGTGTGCCTCAGGAACCTTCAGTAGCTTGTAGTACTAAAATTGCATTAGAATGGGATGAAGCCTTTAAAAATATGAATGACCCTAGCGGAAGAGCAGTTGCTAATGTTCATGATGAAGCTTATGAATAA
- a CDS encoding DUF2911 domain-containing protein, which yields MKKLIACIAIFCMTLITNVQAQKFADMQKSPTDIAYAKKSRDAKPDIKVIYSRPQKKDREVFGKLVPYGKVWRTGADEATEIKLFKDVKLGDTTVKAGTYSLFTIPGEKEWTVILNSDLDSWGAYTYDESKNVATIKVPVQESKSSLEAFSVAFKDVDKGYHMFMGWDDTLVEIPFYF from the coding sequence ATGAAAAAATTGATCGCTTGTATTGCTATCTTTTGCATGACCTTAATTACGAATGTACAGGCACAGAAATTTGCAGATATGCAAAAAAGCCCTACAGACATTGCTTATGCTAAAAAAAGCCGTGATGCTAAACCGGATATTAAAGTAATTTACAGCCGACCGCAGAAAAAAGATCGGGAGGTTTTTGGGAAATTAGTGCCTTACGGAAAAGTATGGCGAACCGGTGCGGATGAAGCTACTGAAATTAAACTTTTTAAAGATGTAAAACTGGGAGATACTACGGTAAAAGCCGGAACGTACTCCCTCTTTACTATTCCCGGAGAAAAAGAATGGACGGTTATTTTAAATTCTGACTTGGATTCGTGGGGAGCTTATACTTATGACGAAAGTAAAAATGTAGCTACTATAAAAGTTCCGGTACAGGAATCTAAAAGTTCGTTAGAAGCATTTTCAGTTGCTTTTAAAGATGTAGATAAAGGTTACCATATGTTTATGGGTTGGGATGATACTTTAGTTGAAATACCATTTTACTTTTAG
- a CDS encoding 7-carboxy-7-deazaguanine synthase QueE translates to MLKKEEELVNQGKMLPLMEAFYTIQGEGYHKGTAAYFIRIGGCDVGCHWCDVKESWNAETHPPTSTDTIVSQALTYSKTIVVTGGEPLTWNMQPLTKQIKEGGGITHIETSGAYPLTGLWDWICLSPKKVKKPLPGIYQKANELKCIIYNKNDFQFAEEEAEKVNPTCILYLQPEWSVREKMIPLIVAYVMNKPKWKVSLQTHKYLNIP, encoded by the coding sequence ATGCTGAAAAAGGAAGAAGAATTAGTGAATCAAGGTAAAATGTTGCCTTTAATGGAAGCATTTTATACTATACAGGGAGAAGGTTATCATAAAGGTACAGCCGCTTATTTTATTCGGATAGGTGGGTGTGACGTAGGTTGTCATTGGTGCGATGTAAAAGAAAGCTGGAATGCGGAGACACATCCGCCTACTTCTACCGATACCATTGTAAGCCAGGCATTAACTTATAGTAAGACTATTGTAGTTACCGGGGGGGAACCCCTTACCTGGAATATGCAACCTCTGACTAAACAAATAAAAGAAGGTGGTGGTATTACTCATATTGAAACATCCGGAGCTTATCCGCTAACCGGATTATGGGACTGGATTTGCTTATCACCAAAAAAGGTAAAAAAACCATTACCTGGAATCTACCAAAAAGCTAACGAACTCAAATGTATTATCTACAATAAGAATGATTTTCAATTTGCAGAAGAAGAAGCAGAAAAGGTAAACCCCACTTGTATTCTTTACTTACAACCGGAATGGAGCGTACGTGAAAAAATGATTCCGTTGATTGTAGCGTATGTAATGAACAAGCCTAAATGGAAAGTTTCTCTACAAACGCATAAATACCTTAATATACCTTAA
- a CDS encoding RidA family protein, whose translation MKALILLFCLSITLSITAQETKKDTLIFHPSHEVSKSHTPFSDVVEAGNLYFLSGQIGMDHRTRTLVPGGIEAETKQALDNIKDVLEHHNLSLQNVVKCTVILSNIKDFKKFNTIYTKYFPQKPARTTFAAQDLARGAKIEIDCIAVK comes from the coding sequence ATGAAAGCACTTATACTACTTTTTTGCCTGAGTATTACCCTATCTATAACGGCTCAAGAAACCAAGAAAGATACTTTAATTTTTCACCCCAGTCATGAAGTGTCAAAATCACATACCCCTTTTTCGGATGTTGTGGAAGCAGGTAATTTATATTTTCTATCCGGACAAATTGGTATGGATCATAGGACGAGAACCTTAGTACCAGGAGGCATTGAAGCAGAGACTAAACAAGCATTGGATAATATTAAAGACGTTTTAGAACATCACAATTTAAGCTTGCAGAATGTAGTAAAGTGTACGGTAATATTATCAAACATTAAAGACTTTAAAAAGTTTAATACCATATATACAAAGTACTTCCCACAAAAGCCGGCGCGGACTACCTTTGCCGCTCAAGACCTTGCCCGGGGGGCTAAAATAGAAATTGACTGTATCGCTGTAAAATAG
- a CDS encoding helicase HerA-like domain-containing protein translates to MSKTQEFFDTIETGYATQGEAITLGAAMLEGKTLTNTFVKVPLKTMNRHGLIAGATGTGKTKTLQVLAENLSKNGVPVLLMDIKGDLSGLAAASPGHKKIDERHAEIGIPFEAHKFPVELLSLSDQDGVRLRATVSEFGPVLFSRILDVTETQAGIIAIIFKYCDDHQLPLLDLKDLKKVLQFVTNEGRKEIEKDYGRISSASTGSILRKIVALEQQGADLFFGERSFDVDDLRRITEDGEGFINIIRLTDIQDKPKLFSTFMLSLLAEVYNTFPEQGDSDRPELVIFLDEAHLIFKEASNALMDQIESMVKLIRSKGVGLYFVTQNPTDVPEGILGQLGLKIQHALRAFTAKDRKAIKLTAENYPDSEYYDTKEALTSLGIGEALISVLNEKGRPTPLAMTLLRAPMSRMDILTDSEIKEVLDESSLIKKYNETIDRESAYELLNEKIEKAEAEEAKIAAQKEREKIEKNTRAKKSTTSSTEKAVVKVLTSATFIRGALGILNKFLK, encoded by the coding sequence ATGTCTAAAACACAGGAATTTTTTGATACTATAGAAACGGGATATGCAACACAAGGAGAAGCTATTACCCTGGGAGCTGCCATGCTTGAAGGTAAAACGCTGACCAATACTTTTGTAAAAGTCCCTTTAAAAACCATGAATCGACATGGTTTAATTGCAGGTGCTACCGGAACCGGAAAGACCAAAACCCTACAGGTACTGGCAGAAAATCTAAGTAAGAACGGTGTACCTGTTCTACTGATGGATATTAAAGGAGACCTAAGCGGATTAGCAGCCGCAAGTCCGGGCCATAAAAAAATTGATGAAAGACACGCAGAAATCGGAATTCCTTTTGAAGCCCATAAATTTCCAGTGGAACTCCTTTCTTTATCTGATCAGGATGGTGTTAGGTTACGGGCTACCGTTAGCGAATTCGGACCTGTGTTATTCTCAAGAATTCTGGATGTTACGGAAACGCAGGCGGGGATCATTGCTATTATTTTTAAATATTGCGATGATCATCAACTACCATTACTGGATTTAAAAGATCTTAAAAAGGTACTTCAATTCGTCACAAACGAAGGGCGTAAAGAGATTGAAAAAGACTACGGACGTATTTCTTCTGCTTCTACCGGTTCGATCCTTCGTAAGATAGTTGCTCTGGAACAGCAGGGTGCTGACCTTTTTTTTGGAGAGAGATCATTTGATGTTGATGATTTACGACGCATTACCGAAGATGGTGAAGGTTTTATTAATATTATCCGTTTAACAGATATACAGGATAAGCCTAAACTATTCTCAACATTTATGTTGAGCCTGCTGGCAGAAGTATACAACACCTTTCCGGAGCAGGGAGACAGTGATCGTCCGGAGCTTGTCATCTTTCTGGACGAAGCGCATCTTATCTTTAAAGAAGCTTCTAATGCCTTAATGGATCAGATTGAAAGTATGGTAAAATTAATCCGATCAAAAGGAGTAGGATTATACTTTGTTACTCAAAATCCTACGGATGTCCCGGAAGGTATTCTAGGACAGTTAGGCTTAAAAATTCAGCATGCGCTACGGGCTTTTACAGCAAAAGATCGGAAAGCTATCAAGTTAACCGCAGAAAATTATCCTGATTCGGAATATTATGATACTAAGGAAGCTTTGACTTCTCTGGGAATCGGTGAAGCACTTATCTCGGTATTAAACGAAAAAGGAAGACCCACCCCCCTTGCAATGACATTATTACGTGCCCCCATGAGCCGAATGGATATTTTGACTGATAGTGAGATAAAAGAAGTACTTGATGAATCCAGTTTGATCAAAAAGTATAATGAAACCATTGATCGGGAAAGCGCCTATGAATTATTAAATGAAAAGATTGAAAAAGCAGAAGCTGAAGAGGCTAAGATCGCAGCTCAAAAGGAAAGGGAAAAAATAGAGAAAAATACAAGAGCAAAAAAGAGTACCACTTCTTCAACCGAGAAAGCCGTAGTTAAAGTGTTGACCAGTGCTACTTTTATCAGGGGAGCTTTAGGTATTCTGAATAAATTTCTAAAATAA
- a CDS encoding cupin domain-containing protein translates to MTKKFLVQKKPFVVPTTDHKVIEEHFGIATDQNKDISIARMIAPPQWSEPFQKPAFDEYTYVIRGQMQCLIDQETILVQAGESIKVTRDVRVQYSNPSDDECEYIAICTPAFDINLANREV, encoded by the coding sequence ATGACTAAAAAATTCTTAGTTCAAAAAAAGCCGTTTGTAGTTCCTACTACAGATCATAAAGTGATAGAAGAACATTTTGGGATAGCTACAGATCAAAATAAAGATATTAGTATTGCCCGAATGATTGCACCCCCGCAATGGAGTGAGCCTTTTCAAAAGCCTGCATTTGACGAATATACCTATGTGATTCGAGGACAAATGCAATGTTTGATTGATCAGGAAACCATTCTGGTCCAGGCAGGTGAATCCATAAAGGTAACACGTGATGTACGGGTACAATACAGTAATCCGTCTGACGACGAATGTGAATATATCGCTATCTGTACGCCTGCTTTTGACATTAACCTGGCTAACCGGGAAGTATGA